From the genome of Sulfurimonas paralvinellae:
TTTGTGCCTTTGCCTTTCCTGTAAGCGCTTTTTTTACCTGCAATGCAGTATATTCATGAAACTGCCCGAACTCTTGAAGCAGTTTTAGCATTATAGCACCACGAAACTGTGCAAGTTTTATCGTCGTTGCCGGATTATGTGCATAAAAGATATCTTCCATCGCCACTTCATCTATGGTATGTTTTTCAAAAAGCAGCTCTATTCCCTCAACCATCTGCGGAATCTGAAACTGCAGATCTTCGGCCTTCATCTTAATAAGTCCCGCCTCTATCAAAGAG
Proteins encoded in this window:
- the ruvC gene encoding crossover junction endodeoxyribonuclease RuvC, giving the protein MTILGIDPGTRNMGYALISLENGKISLIEAGLIKMKAEDLQFQIPQMVEGIELLFEKHTIDEVAMEDIFYAHNPATTIKLAQFRGAIMLKLLQEFGQFHEYTALQVKKALTGKAKAQKEQVAFMVKRLLGIKKEIKPLDITDAMAVAITHSQRVKLKNK